A genomic region of Mitsuaria sp. 7 contains the following coding sequences:
- a CDS encoding CHAT domain-containing protein, with protein MSLLIVHRNDYMTEELDAWALGMVPANFHPARICHDLHSARVALASGDPPDLLVVESDLPGGGPHDGLNTGLTLAMEMRARWTGGKPVPVLIVAAAADNALRNSALTMPVCSLIHLGGDLQRDYQYALRCLLNEVDGKAAPLTQRPPCYYIDVQVGANGKCGYQVRSEKTAVDLSSNVRFSVDPARLQALLARMPRSHDGRTPELREWIDAYRSVGEELTRALFREHAEVLEEFTTMKGVTMATPGIRVGLCFSVDKTFYRLPFEALQFPGRGSSQYWMESSPLWRRLPEFSSSGRKLFAEMNVPHEPLNCLLINAKCGGEVDMSNPIAGSTERLHRKLDPLVHADHEIEDIIKSIERFIPHRVRRVVAISLEGGKVVTSTTDGNNPQGGRAAVSEKAGNFEDVLEDLLTKSGPWDIVHFTGHSHYEGTEEDGTGYVFVPRKAPRTDVMPTPQPVGMNKIAAWLKGVRFVFLSGCSSSHRDFVVQLCARNVPALSGYPWPVTENVAWEHSGHFYRRLLDSCSIEEALQKSWMDMYADHRENWAWASSQFVIQG; from the coding sequence ATGAGCCTGCTCATCGTTCATCGCAATGACTACATGACGGAAGAGCTCGACGCCTGGGCGCTTGGCATGGTGCCGGCAAACTTCCATCCGGCGCGCATCTGCCACGACCTTCACAGCGCCCGGGTCGCGCTGGCGTCGGGCGATCCGCCAGACTTGCTCGTGGTTGAGAGCGATCTGCCGGGTGGTGGCCCTCACGACGGTCTCAATACAGGCTTGACCTTGGCCATGGAGATGCGTGCACGCTGGACCGGTGGCAAGCCCGTGCCGGTACTGATCGTGGCAGCGGCCGCAGACAACGCACTGCGGAATTCAGCGCTGACGATGCCGGTCTGCTCGCTGATTCACTTGGGTGGAGACCTGCAGCGAGACTATCAGTACGCTCTGCGGTGCCTCCTCAACGAAGTGGACGGTAAAGCGGCGCCGCTAACCCAACGCCCACCGTGCTACTACATCGATGTCCAGGTGGGTGCCAACGGCAAGTGCGGATACCAGGTGCGATCAGAAAAGACGGCCGTCGATCTGAGCAGCAACGTCCGCTTCAGCGTGGATCCGGCGCGACTGCAAGCACTGCTGGCGCGTATGCCCCGAAGCCATGATGGCCGAACGCCCGAACTCAGGGAATGGATCGATGCCTATCGCAGCGTCGGCGAGGAATTGACGCGTGCGCTTTTCCGTGAGCATGCCGAGGTATTGGAAGAGTTCACCACTATGAAGGGCGTCACCATGGCCACCCCTGGCATCCGAGTCGGCCTGTGCTTCTCCGTGGACAAGACCTTCTATCGGCTCCCCTTTGAGGCGTTGCAATTCCCGGGGCGTGGCAGCAGTCAGTATTGGATGGAGTCTTCGCCACTGTGGCGGCGGCTGCCGGAGTTCAGCTCCAGCGGGAGGAAGCTGTTTGCGGAAATGAACGTACCGCATGAGCCGCTGAACTGCCTGCTCATCAACGCGAAGTGCGGCGGAGAAGTGGACATGTCAAACCCGATTGCGGGAAGCACGGAACGTCTGCATCGCAAGTTGGATCCCTTGGTCCATGCCGATCATGAGATCGAGGACATCATTAAATCGATAGAGAGGTTCATCCCGCATCGAGTCAGACGTGTCGTCGCCATATCCCTAGAGGGCGGAAAGGTGGTGACATCAACCACAGATGGCAACAACCCTCAGGGGGGCCGAGCCGCCGTTTCGGAAAAGGCTGGAAATTTCGAAGACGTCCTGGAAGACTTACTAACAAAGTCCGGTCCTTGGGACATCGTGCATTTCACGGGCCATTCCCATTACGAAGGCACGGAGGAAGACGGCACTGGCTATGTTTTCGTTCCGAGGAAGGCGCCAAGAACGGATGTCATGCCCACGCCGCAACCCGTGGGCATGAACAAAATCGCTGCTTGGCTGAAGGGCGTGCGCTTCGTCTTCCTCAGCGGTTGCTCCAGCTCGCACCGGGATTTCGTGGTCCAGCTTTGCGCTCGCAACGTGCCGGCGCTCTCTGGCTATCCCTGGCCAGTAACAGAGAATGTGGCCTGGGAGCACTCGGGCCATTTCTACCGCCGATTGTTGGACTCCTGCTCTATCGAGGAGGCATTGCAGAAAAGCTGGATGGACATGTATGCCGATCACCGCGAGAACTGGGCGTGGGCGTCGTCTCAGTTTGTCATTCAGGGCTGA